One Danio aesculapii chromosome 22, fDanAes4.1, whole genome shotgun sequence genomic window carries:
- the LOC130215943 gene encoding gastrula zinc finger protein XlCGF49.1-like, whose amino-acid sequence MENEEKFDPVRSCWTCTECGKSFTCKRSLVVHMNIHTGEKPHTCTECGKSFRQSSSLYQHMRIHTGQKKFICDQCGMSFRQSPHLKRHMMIHTGEKTHKCDQCCKTFLRASGLKVHFRVHTKEKPYSCSLCVKSFTHKQNLMKHQIVHTGVREFVCFECEKTFISAEHLKLHQRIHTGEKPYECSHCYKRFSRSGHLKAHERVHI is encoded by the coding sequence ATGGAGAACGAGGAGAAATTCGATCCCGTCAGGAGCTGTTGGACCTGCactgagtgtgggaagagtttcacatgCAAGCGGAGTCTGGTGGTTCACATGAacatccacaccggagagaaaccgcaCACGTGTactgagtgtgggaagagtttccgACAATCATCGTCTCTTTATcagcacatgaggatccacacggGACAGAAAAAATTCATCTGCGAtcagtgtgggatgagtttcagacAGTCACCGCACCTTAAAcgacacatgatgatccacacaggAGAGAAGACGCACAAGTGTGATCAATGCTGTAAGACTTTTTTGAGGGCTTCAGGGCTGAAGGTCCATTTcagagttcatacaaaggagaagccgtATTCGTGTTCTCTGTGTGTAAAGAGTTTTACACACAAACAGAATTTAATGAAGCATCAGATAGTGCACACCGGcgtgagagagtttgtgtgcttcgagtgtgagaagacttttatttcagctgaacatttgaaactgcaccagaggattcacaccggagagaagccgtacGAGTGTTCACACTGCTACAAGAGGTTCAGTCGGTCAGGACATCTGAAAGCACACGAGAGGGTTCACATTTGA